ctccctgataaccccttaatcccctcctcaaatttctccctTTGTCACTCCCTATAGAGTTCACATTCAACGCTACCACTGTCCATtccttaagcaaaaataaatccttccttTGAgtaaggagggattcgaaccccttaCCTCCTTGCCTTGCATGTAACGCCACTTGCCGctccaccacaaggctttcttgtgtccaattcttccttcatttatttaaaagccatcctacttgccaacaaggttcttttaataattaaaccataatttccttcacccctaagttcgaactcaaccttaaccaagacctactatcacataatttacacttgactaggaatgttaagcacaatttttatcaaaatcgaaaaaaaaaagtTCGAGATTTCAaattttttggggcgttacaactctaccccctaaaagaaattttacctgattcaaacagttGAAGATATTGACGTCGTATCatttcctcaagttcccaagtagcctcctcagccTTGTGATTATGCCAAAGTACTTTGACTAATGGAACGGACTTCCTCCTCAGTACCTTAACATCAcgaccaattatttgtatgggctcttcctcgaaagttaGGTCTGGCCTGACCTCGATTTCCTCAACTGCTGCGACATGTGAAGGATTTGAGCGATACCGTTttagcatggaaacatgaaacagaTCAGGAGGTAATTCCAACTGGTAAGCGAACTGGCCCAATCTGCCTTACAACCCAATATGGCCCACCGAGAGATGAGCAAACCATAGGGACAGAGCTTAAAAGATCTGCTAGCGGGATTACCCCGGATACGAACAAAAGGATGACTGGTTTGCCTAGCACCATCCATCCAACAAGCAGGCTAGAGTCTCGGACGGCCACCCTGCGAGAAGGTTTAAGAATCCTTAGAGCTTCCTGCTATCTCTTCCCTCTGACGAAGAAGTTAAAAGAAGAGACTAAGTAGCATCCATTGCTGGctgaaccttgggcttagcttcccCTTCCGTCTAAACATTAACACCTTCTTCCAtggagagaccttaagaaaaactaagtcccccactGCATACTCTATCTCTCGACACTTAAGGTAAGCATACGACTTCTGCCTATCCAAGGCCTCCTTCAATCGATCCCGAATCAGTtttaccttatcctcagtatctgctactaactctgggcccataattctttgttcgtccaactccgtccaacatgtTGGAGTTCAACACCTTCGctcatacagtgcttcatacggagccatcccaatacttgcttgatagctattattgtacgtgAATTCGACTAATGGCAAAACGTCTTCCTAGCTACCTCAAAACTCAATTACACatcctctcaacatgtcttccaaaacttggatcaccctttcggactgtccatcagtttgagggtggaatgccgtactgaagttcaacctagtacccaacacctcatgcagcttcttccaaaatcgcgaagtgaaacATGGATCCCTATATGATATTATGGaaactggcactccatgcaatcttacaatctctgccacatacaacctagccagctTTTGTAACGAGTAATTGGTGGCGACCGATATAAAATAGGCCGACTTAGTTAaccgatccactataacccatatcgagtctttcttagtaggcgtcattggtagcccactaacaaagtccatagtaatccttTCCCATTTATAGAGTGGAATCTTTACTGGTTGAAGCAATCTTGAAGGCAATTGATGCTCCACTttcaccttttgacaaaccaagcatttacTTACGAATTCCATAACCtcgcgcttaagtccaggccaccaataaagcttacgcaaattctgatacatcttgtttctgccaggatgcatagcatagaggCTGGTTTGTGCTTCCCGCAGAATAGACTGCCTTAGATCATCGTCTTTTAGTATACACATTCTCCCACAGAAACACAACAGTCCTTCGCTATTTATCCCAAAGTCCGATGTCTCCCCATTCTCTAGTTGTCTAAAACGAGCACCCAAAGTCTCATCCACTAACTGCTTACTCCTTATCTGCTCGACCCACACCGGTTTTACTTGAAgttcagctaacaagctaccatcatccaacaGGCTTAAACGGGCGAGCATAACCCTCAAGTCTGACTTAATCCTACTAATCAacgcatcggctaccacatttgctttgccagggtggtattcaatcgtacaatcataatccttcaataattctacccacctacgctgcctaaggtttagcttcgtttgggtaaggaggtacttcaagctcttatggtccgaataaatcACGCACTTCTCCCCTTATAgataatgtctccatatttttaGCGTGAAGACCACTGTGGCTAGTTCCAAGTCATGAGTTGGGGaattcacctcatgagtcttaagttgtCGTGATGCATACACAAccacctttccttcctgcatcaacaTGCAGCCCaagcccacatgcgacgcatcactataaaccgtaAACTCATTCCCAGGCTCTGGTTGAATCAACAGAGGGGCCTTAGTTAAGACCTTCTTAAACtttccaaaactctcttgctgcttGTCCGTCCATTCAAACGATACTCCCTTCCTCAACAACTTAGTTAATGGTGCAGCAATTATTGAAAAGCCCTCAACAAATCGCCTATAATACCCTGCCAAGCCTAGAAAACTTCGAATTTTTGATACCGACTTGGGTGTTTTCCAGTCTAACACCACTTCAATTTTTcggggatccaccttaatcccttcagctgacaccacatgtcctagaaaagcaaactcccttagccaaaattcacacttactgaatttagaATATAGCtgtttctccctcaaaatctACAACACAACCCTTAAGTGTGCATAATTCTCATCCTTATCTCTAGAGTAcactaaaatgtcatctataaaaactACCATGAACCAATCCAGGTAGGGTTGGAAGACTCGATAAATGAGGTCCATGAAAGTGGCAGATGCGTTtgtcagcccaaatggcatcaccaagaactcgtagtgccTATAATaagttctgaaagctgtcttatgAACAActgcctccttaaccctcaattggtgATACCCTGAATGCAGGTCAGTCTTCAAGAAAATGGAAGCTCCCCTAAATTGATCACaaagatcatcgattctcggaagaaggtacttgtttttaatagttaacttgttTAACTGCCGGTAGTCGATGCATATTCGCAatgtcccatccttcttcttcacgaacaacatcggtgctccccacggagacatacTTGGTTGAATGAATCCTTGATCCAACAATTCCTGAATCTGTGCCTTaagttctaccaactcctttggtacCATctgataaggggcgatggacaccggagccgTACCAGGTaacaactcaattccaaattttACTTCTCTGCTGGGCAGCAATCCCGACAGCTCTTTGGGAAAAATATCAGAAAATTTCTTAACTATTCTCAACTCCTTAACAGTAGGACTCTTAACCTCCGTATCGCTAATATAAAACAAATGGGCTTCACATCCCTTTCGTACCAACTTCTTAGCCCTTAATGTCGAAATAATATTCGGCAAATAGTTCCGGCATTCACCAATCACCACCACCTACTTATCCTCCGCTGTTCTTAACATCATTCGATTTGTAGCGCAATCCAAGGTGGTTCGGTGTTtcaccagccaatccatacccaagattaAATCGAACTCACTAAATGACAGCTCCATCAAATCcgctaaaaaggtaaccccttggACTACTAAGGGTACCTCCCTAAACAACATATTCACTCCCACTGACTGACCTAACAAACTTATCACATTAATCTCATTTGCAGTAATTTCAAACATATCACCTAAAGGTTCAGTCCtattgcatgcaacatatgaatgtgtCGATCGAATATCAATCAATACAGTGTAAGGTAACTCATGTATAAAAAACATACCTATTATCACATCTAGGGCATCCCCGTCTTTCTGTGACGAGCAAcataaaccaaagctggctgcctcacctcagCATGGCCTACATTTTCACCTGGTGCTCCATGCACATGTCCACTGTCGTTACCACCCCTAGTCTGCCCACGACCCCTTGGCGGCAGCTAACCACCCCTTGGTGGCTGGACAC
Above is a genomic segment from Gossypium arboreum isolate Shixiya-1 chromosome 8, ASM2569848v2, whole genome shotgun sequence containing:
- the LOC128296631 gene encoding uncharacterized protein LOC128296631 produces the protein MSSSRGNKTAVPASKKRTGASSSAGPTAKIRHPLLQFPLGPQEKLFQILRARPLTASRCINWATVEQVQMADAIRALLTTDSWELFFGIIEPTYLELTMELCSTFYLQIVMTSDTEVKSPTVKELRIVKKFSDIFPKELSGLLPSREVKFGIELLPGTAPVSIAPYQMVPKELVELKAQIQELLDQGFIQPTEGIKVDPRKIEVVLDWKTPKSVSKIRSFLGLAGYYRRFVEGFSIIAAPLTKLLRKGVSFEWTDKQQESFGKFKKVLTKAPLLIQPEPGNEFTVYSDASHVGLGCMLMQEGKVVVYASRQLKTHEVNSPTHDLELATVVFTLKIWRHYL